One Leifsonia shinshuensis DNA window includes the following coding sequences:
- a CDS encoding GntR family transcriptional regulator has product MQLEDLALSRRVRRAGLREEVYDALLELLIENRIDEGSPLRVESVSRLLDVSPTPVREALVQLESTGLVSYVANKGYSVAPRLTPEDIVELMDARTVLETAAAARAATAADDDAIATLRRLIEEQTAAARAVESADEAEHTAAVRAYLRLDHAFHDTIFAASGNMHLHALAQRLDAQSQRARQSFRYGVSDAQEALAEHAAIAVAIGAHDPVASETAMREHLRGVLARSLADAA; this is encoded by the coding sequence ATGCAGCTCGAAGACCTCGCCCTGTCCCGACGCGTCCGCCGCGCGGGACTGAGGGAGGAGGTCTATGACGCTCTGCTGGAGCTGCTGATCGAGAACCGCATCGACGAGGGATCCCCGCTGCGTGTGGAGTCCGTCTCGAGGCTCCTGGACGTCTCCCCTACACCTGTCCGCGAAGCGCTGGTCCAGCTCGAGTCCACCGGCCTGGTCAGCTACGTCGCGAACAAGGGCTACAGCGTGGCACCCCGGCTCACCCCCGAGGACATCGTCGAGCTCATGGACGCACGCACCGTGCTGGAGACGGCCGCCGCCGCCCGCGCCGCGACGGCGGCCGACGACGACGCGATCGCCACTCTGCGCCGGCTGATCGAGGAGCAGACCGCCGCCGCACGCGCGGTGGAGTCCGCGGACGAGGCCGAGCACACGGCCGCCGTGCGCGCGTACCTCCGGCTCGACCACGCCTTCCACGACACGATCTTCGCCGCCAGCGGCAACATGCACCTGCACGCGCTGGCCCAGCGCCTCGACGCCCAATCGCAGCGGGCCCGCCAATCCTTCCGCTACGGCGTCTCGGACGCCCAGGAGGCGCTGGCGGAGCACGCCGCCATCGCGGTGGCCATCGGCGCGCACGACCCGGTCGCGTCGGAGACGGCGATGCGGGAGCACCTCCGAGGCGTCCTCGCGCGGTCGCTCGCCGACGCGGCCTAG
- a CDS encoding SDR family oxidoreductase, whose amino-acid sequence MTFDLTGRTALVTGSSRGIGNSIADGLAAAGATIVLNGVDQIRLDAARDALAAKYGQARVLASAFDITDEAAVAASVAAIEKSTGGIDVLVNNAGIQHREPLVDVSLQDWRRVIDIDVTGAFLVGRTVARAMLARGAGKIINICSVQTDLARVTIGPYTAAKGALRNLTRAMTAEWAGSGLQINAIAPGYIHTEMTQKLVDDPEFNSWILGRTPARRWGTTADLAGPAVFFASTASDYVNGQVLFVDGGMTVVV is encoded by the coding sequence ATGACTTTCGACCTCACCGGCCGCACCGCCCTCGTCACCGGGTCGAGCCGGGGCATCGGCAACAGCATCGCGGACGGCCTCGCTGCCGCAGGTGCCACGATCGTGCTCAACGGCGTCGATCAGATCCGGCTCGACGCCGCCCGCGATGCCCTCGCCGCGAAGTACGGCCAGGCACGAGTCCTCGCGTCCGCGTTCGACATCACCGACGAGGCCGCGGTGGCGGCTTCCGTCGCCGCGATCGAGAAGTCGACCGGAGGCATCGACGTGCTGGTCAACAACGCGGGCATCCAGCATCGCGAGCCTCTGGTCGATGTGAGTCTGCAGGACTGGCGCCGGGTCATCGACATCGACGTCACGGGCGCGTTCCTCGTCGGCCGGACGGTCGCCCGCGCGATGCTGGCGCGCGGCGCAGGGAAGATCATCAACATCTGCTCGGTGCAGACCGACCTGGCGCGAGTCACCATCGGCCCCTACACGGCGGCGAAGGGCGCGCTGCGCAACCTGACCCGCGCGATGACGGCCGAATGGGCCGGTTCCGGGCTCCAGATCAACGCGATCGCCCCGGGCTACATCCACACCGAGATGACCCAGAAGCTGGTCGACGATCCGGAGTTCAACTCCTGGATCCTCGGCCGCACCCCGGCGAGACGGTGGGGGACGACCGCCGACCTCGCGGGACCCGCGGTGTTCTTCGCTTCGACTGCCTCGGACTACGTCAACGGACAGGTGCTGTTCGTCGATGGCGGCATGACGGTCGTCGTCTGA
- a CDS encoding D-2-hydroxyacid dehydrogenase, whose amino-acid sequence MSTRLRVAVAAPLTDELHALIEATEPRIELVRDASLVAPMRWAADYSGDPDFRRTPEQQRRFEVLLDSADALYGIPDVDPAALSRTVAANAGLRWVHTMAAGGGGQVKAAGLSAADLARVAFTTSAGVHGGPLAEFAVFGVLAGAKDLARLIAQQRDREWSGRWEMRQVAGQTILVLGLGGIGAVVARRLSDLGATVLGVSRRDVEVDGVDRIVRPDDIVAHAPSLDAVVNTLPGTDATHHLLGAEFFAALTGGATVVNVGRGNVVDETALVEALKAGRAGFAALDVFEVEPLPESSPLWSRSDVLVSPHTAALDAGEERRIAELFADNAGRLLDGRPLRNRVDTVEFY is encoded by the coding sequence GTGTCAACACGTCTGCGCGTCGCTGTCGCCGCGCCCCTGACGGACGAGCTCCACGCCCTCATCGAGGCCACCGAGCCGCGGATCGAGTTGGTGCGCGACGCCAGCCTGGTCGCGCCGATGCGGTGGGCTGCGGACTACTCCGGTGACCCGGACTTCCGGCGGACGCCTGAGCAGCAGCGGCGATTCGAGGTCCTGTTGGACTCCGCTGACGCCCTCTACGGCATCCCCGATGTCGACCCGGCCGCGTTGTCCCGGACGGTCGCGGCGAACGCGGGGCTGCGCTGGGTGCACACGATGGCAGCGGGCGGCGGCGGCCAGGTGAAGGCCGCCGGACTGTCGGCGGCGGACCTCGCGCGCGTGGCCTTCACGACGTCCGCTGGCGTCCACGGCGGCCCCCTGGCCGAGTTCGCCGTGTTCGGCGTGCTCGCGGGGGCGAAGGATCTGGCGCGGCTGATCGCGCAGCAGCGCGACCGCGAGTGGAGCGGGCGCTGGGAGATGCGCCAGGTTGCCGGCCAGACCATTCTCGTGCTCGGCCTCGGCGGGATCGGGGCGGTCGTCGCGCGACGGCTCAGCGACCTCGGTGCCACCGTACTGGGCGTCAGCCGCCGGGATGTGGAGGTCGACGGAGTCGACCGGATCGTGCGCCCAGACGACATCGTGGCGCATGCGCCGTCGCTGGACGCGGTGGTCAACACCCTCCCTGGTACCGACGCGACCCACCACCTCCTGGGCGCCGAGTTCTTCGCGGCGCTCACGGGCGGCGCGACGGTCGTGAACGTGGGCCGTGGGAACGTGGTCGATGAGACCGCGCTCGTGGAGGCGCTGAAGGCCGGCCGCGCCGGCTTCGCTGCCCTGGACGTCTTCGAGGTGGAGCCGCTGCCGGAGTCGAGCCCGCTGTGGTCGCGTTCCGATGTGCTGGTCAGCCCGCACACGGCTGCCCTGGACGCCGGGGAGGAACGCCGGATCGCCGAGCTGTTCGCGGACAACGCCGGCCGGCTTCTGGACGGGCGGCCGCTGCGCAACCGCGTCGACACCGTCGAGTTCTACTGA
- a CDS encoding MFS transporter, with product MTQIALPKKTPVKAAIAGWTGTMLEYYDFAVYGTSAALVLNVLFFSPELPQGVSVLLAMVTFAVGYFVRPLGSLILGPMGDRFGRKFVMLVTLFGIGGCTFLVGCLPTYSQVGALAPILLILLRVIQGLCLSGEQPSSITMSLEHAPESRRGFLTSFTTLGASSGTLLTLLVFIPISAMPSEQLLTWGWRLPFWFSAVVVVVAYFIRRHLSEPPAFIETQSVKVNIAPLHQAVRYHWRAIVRIVFCALVAGVSYMMQTYSVAFGTTGYKLDKPSFLLMQAVASIVALAITPLSGFLVDKLGRRTMFLAGAIGAGVTMAPYLWSVTTGNWALMYPLAIINYSLFYSMVNAAWPSFFAEMFPSRVRVSGLAIGTQIGFALSGALGPVLSTALAGPDLRGWVGPSVVALGFMLCAVISALTAKETRKYTLKEVDELQQTEREKDAVTAATAIPTRAAAGLATD from the coding sequence ATGACCCAAATCGCACTTCCCAAGAAGACGCCAGTCAAGGCCGCGATCGCCGGCTGGACGGGCACCATGCTCGAGTACTACGACTTCGCCGTTTACGGCACGTCGGCGGCGCTGGTGCTGAATGTCCTGTTCTTCTCGCCCGAGCTGCCCCAGGGAGTCAGCGTCCTGCTCGCCATGGTCACGTTTGCGGTGGGCTACTTCGTCCGGCCGCTCGGGTCTTTGATCCTCGGGCCGATGGGGGACCGTTTCGGCCGCAAGTTCGTGATGCTGGTCACGCTGTTCGGCATCGGCGGCTGCACCTTCCTGGTCGGCTGCCTTCCGACCTACTCCCAGGTCGGCGCTCTTGCTCCGATCCTGCTCATTCTTCTTCGCGTCATCCAGGGACTCTGCCTCTCCGGCGAACAGCCCAGCTCCATCACGATGAGCCTGGAGCACGCTCCCGAGAGCCGCCGGGGATTCCTCACCAGCTTCACGACCCTCGGCGCATCCTCCGGCACGCTTCTCACGCTCCTGGTCTTCATCCCGATCTCCGCCATGCCGTCGGAGCAGCTGCTGACCTGGGGATGGCGGCTCCCGTTCTGGTTCTCTGCCGTCGTCGTGGTCGTCGCCTACTTCATCCGTCGCCACTTGTCGGAGCCGCCGGCGTTCATCGAGACCCAGTCGGTCAAGGTCAACATCGCACCACTGCACCAGGCCGTCCGCTACCACTGGCGGGCGATCGTCCGGATCGTGTTCTGCGCGCTCGTGGCGGGCGTGAGCTACATGATGCAGACCTACTCGGTCGCCTTCGGCACGACCGGATACAAGCTGGACAAGCCCTCCTTCCTGCTGATGCAGGCGGTGGCGTCCATCGTGGCCCTCGCGATCACGCCGCTGTCCGGATTCCTGGTCGACAAGCTCGGTCGCAGGACGATGTTCCTCGCTGGAGCCATCGGCGCCGGTGTCACGATGGCGCCGTACCTCTGGTCTGTCACGACCGGCAACTGGGCGTTGATGTACCCGCTGGCCATCATCAACTACTCCCTCTTCTACTCGATGGTCAACGCAGCCTGGCCCTCGTTCTTCGCGGAGATGTTCCCCAGCCGGGTGCGCGTGTCCGGGCTTGCCATCGGCACCCAGATCGGCTTCGCCCTCTCCGGTGCTCTCGGCCCTGTCCTTTCGACGGCGTTGGCGGGTCCCGATCTCAGAGGGTGGGTCGGTCCGTCCGTGGTCGCTCTCGGCTTCATGCTCTGCGCAGTGATCTCGGCGCTCACCGCCAAGGAGACCCGCAAGTACACGCTGAAGGAGGTCGACGAGTTGCAGCAGACCGAGCGCGAGAAGGACGCGGTCACCGCGGCGACCGCGATCCCGACCCGCGCCGCCGCCGGGCTCGCTACGGACTAG
- a CDS encoding SDR family oxidoreductase codes for MTFGDYSTALVTGATSGIGAALVERFREHGLTVHAVARNAERLAELEERTGAVGHVADLRDTDALEATLSGLEIDVLANVGGVSRNGNVLDATRDDIDDMIEVNLGAVLHLSRLVLPGMVARDRGHVVTISSIAGHYNFFGHTAYHATKAAIHQLSRQLRNDTLGKRVRVTEISPGRVETEIFARNSGGTPEDIAQAHATYFEGYESLTTEDVVNAIAFAIDAPRHVNVGLIEIMPTFQVPGGLTFDRRTED; via the coding sequence GTGACGTTCGGCGACTATTCGACGGCCCTCGTGACGGGGGCGACCTCGGGGATCGGCGCCGCGCTCGTCGAGCGCTTCCGCGAGCACGGTCTCACCGTGCACGCAGTGGCGCGGAACGCAGAGCGGCTCGCGGAGCTCGAGGAGCGCACCGGCGCCGTCGGCCACGTGGCCGACCTGCGCGACACCGACGCCCTCGAAGCGACCCTCTCGGGGCTGGAGATCGACGTGCTCGCCAACGTCGGCGGCGTCTCCCGCAACGGGAACGTCCTGGACGCGACCCGCGACGACATCGACGACATGATCGAGGTGAACCTCGGGGCGGTGCTGCATCTCTCCCGACTCGTGCTGCCCGGGATGGTCGCGCGCGATCGAGGCCACGTCGTCACGATCAGCTCCATCGCCGGCCACTACAACTTCTTCGGCCACACCGCCTATCACGCCACGAAGGCCGCCATCCACCAGCTGTCCAGGCAGCTGCGGAACGACACCCTCGGCAAGCGGGTGCGCGTGACGGAGATCTCCCCAGGCCGTGTGGAGACGGAGATCTTCGCGCGCAACTCGGGCGGAACCCCCGAGGACATCGCGCAGGCGCACGCCACCTACTTCGAGGGCTACGAGTCGCTCACCACGGAGGACGTGGTGAACGCGATCGCGTTCGCGATCGACGCGCCGCGGCACGTGAACGTCGGCCTGATCGAGATCATGCCGACTTTCCAGGTGCCGGGAGGCCTGACCTTCGACCGCCGGACCGAGGACTGA
- a CDS encoding SDR family oxidoreductase — MNVDRNRQEDRPVALVTGATGGIGGAIARALALDHTVIAVGRDIPSLQSLGEVDNIRATLADLLDLDSMARLIRSLDRLDVLVHSAAMSSRFTVEDADAAEWRRQLELNVVVPGEVTRFALPLLRESTGQVIFINSGAGLRSYGGHTLYSATKHALKAMADGLRAEELDRRVRVASVFPGPTETAMLAGDLRKAGRPFETGAYIDPESIARTVRTIVDLGSDAQLVDVSVRPRRE, encoded by the coding sequence ATGAACGTCGACAGGAACCGACAAGAAGATCGCCCGGTCGCTCTCGTCACGGGTGCCACGGGTGGTATCGGCGGGGCCATCGCGCGAGCCCTCGCACTGGACCACACGGTCATTGCCGTCGGTCGCGACATCCCCTCTCTGCAGTCCCTCGGCGAGGTCGACAACATCCGCGCCACGCTCGCCGACCTTCTCGACCTGGATTCAATGGCCCGGCTGATCCGCTCGCTCGACCGCCTCGACGTTCTCGTGCACTCCGCCGCGATGAGCTCGCGCTTCACGGTCGAGGACGCCGACGCGGCCGAATGGCGGCGCCAGCTCGAGCTCAACGTCGTGGTCCCCGGGGAGGTCACCCGGTTCGCGCTGCCGTTGCTGCGGGAGTCGACGGGGCAGGTGATCTTCATCAACTCGGGGGCGGGCTTGCGTTCGTACGGCGGTCACACCCTCTACTCCGCGACGAAGCACGCGCTCAAGGCGATGGCCGACGGGCTCCGTGCCGAGGAGCTGGACCGCCGGGTGCGTGTCGCATCGGTCTTCCCGGGACCGACCGAGACGGCGATGCTGGCCGGCGACCTCCGCAAGGCGGGTCGCCCGTTCGAGACGGGCGCGTACATCGACCCCGAGTCGATCGCGCGGACCGTCCGCACGATCGTCGACCTCGGATCGGACGCACAGCTGGTGGACGTGTCGGTCCGGCCGCGGAGGGAATGA
- a CDS encoding LysR substrate-binding domain-containing protein, with protein sequence MDTRRLAYYVTIVDCGTITRAAEILHIAQPALSQHVSALENEFGQQLLIRSRKGVVPTAAGRSLYRYAQGILRLEESARDEINSEASSPAGAVTIGLAAYSLASTLVVPILQTIRSRYPRIVTRVVESLTVIHSQALKMGQVDAAIIYDPGLVRGVRFERFAVDELCLVAPLWLELPGATDDEVPLHSLGSLEFMLPNRTHTMRKLLEQNFNQAGIELDVVIEMDHSRPLNDAIQLGLGVTVLPRAVAEATFPRDQFSIRRIVEPTMTLTLALATPDHHPLSAAAEAVVEVLREVVVKQHPDSP encoded by the coding sequence ATGGACACCCGGAGACTCGCCTACTACGTCACAATCGTGGATTGCGGCACGATCACGCGTGCCGCCGAGATCCTTCACATCGCCCAGCCGGCGCTGAGCCAGCACGTCTCGGCCCTCGAGAACGAATTCGGCCAGCAGCTGCTGATCCGCAGCCGCAAGGGCGTGGTTCCGACCGCCGCGGGGCGTTCCCTCTACCGCTACGCTCAAGGCATCCTGCGTCTCGAGGAGTCCGCCCGCGACGAGATCAACAGCGAGGCCTCCAGCCCGGCAGGAGCGGTGACGATCGGGCTCGCCGCCTACAGCCTCGCCTCCACGCTCGTCGTCCCGATCCTGCAGACGATCCGCTCCCGCTATCCCCGGATCGTCACCCGCGTGGTCGAGTCACTGACCGTCATCCACAGCCAAGCGCTCAAGATGGGGCAGGTCGACGCCGCGATCATCTACGACCCCGGGCTCGTCCGCGGAGTGCGCTTCGAGCGGTTCGCCGTGGACGAGCTCTGCCTGGTCGCGCCGCTCTGGCTGGAGCTGCCCGGCGCGACCGACGACGAGGTGCCGCTGCACTCGCTCGGCTCCCTCGAATTCATGCTCCCCAACCGCACGCACACCATGCGCAAGCTGCTCGAGCAGAACTTCAACCAGGCCGGGATCGAGCTCGACGTCGTGATCGAGATGGACCACAGCCGGCCGCTCAACGATGCCATCCAGCTCGGCCTCGGCGTCACCGTCCTGCCCCGCGCGGTCGCCGAGGCCACCTTCCCGCGCGACCAGTTCTCGATCCGCCGCATCGTCGAGCCCACCATGACTCTGACGCTGGCGCTCGCGACCCCCGATCACCACCCGCTCTCGGCCGCCGCCGAAGCGGTCGTCGAGGTGCTCCGCGAGGTCGTCGTCAAGCAGCACCCCGACTCGCCCTGA
- a CDS encoding sirohydrochlorin chelatase, whose protein sequence is MRDVVLAASHGTSSPEGRAAVRRLVEAVAAALPVEVVGCHVDVEQPDVPSALGAAARSGEADRAVIVPLLLSAGYHVYVDLAQAAEASPLPTVVTAALGPDPRLVDALADRLREAGHRPTDLVVLAAAGSSDARAVADCSRTADLLGARLDSAVSIGFISSADPALPSAVKEARRLAAGARVVVASYLLAPGFFASLARKSGADLVTAPLLTADSTPAGIVELVVERASLDRSLVDAASIHGA, encoded by the coding sequence GTGAGGGACGTCGTTCTCGCCGCGTCCCACGGCACCTCGTCACCGGAGGGCCGTGCCGCCGTGCGCCGTCTCGTCGAGGCGGTCGCAGCCGCCCTCCCGGTCGAGGTGGTGGGTTGCCATGTGGACGTCGAGCAGCCCGACGTGCCGTCGGCGCTGGGGGCCGCGGCACGCTCCGGGGAAGCAGACCGCGCCGTGATCGTCCCCCTCCTGCTGTCCGCCGGCTACCACGTCTACGTGGACCTGGCGCAGGCCGCCGAGGCGTCGCCCCTGCCCACGGTCGTGACCGCCGCCCTCGGTCCGGACCCGCGATTGGTCGACGCGCTCGCCGACCGACTTCGTGAGGCCGGTCACCGCCCGACAGACCTGGTCGTGCTCGCCGCTGCAGGCTCGTCCGATGCGCGTGCCGTCGCCGACTGCAGCCGCACGGCGGACCTGCTGGGAGCGCGACTCGACTCGGCCGTCTCGATCGGGTTCATCTCGTCCGCGGACCCGGCGCTTCCGAGCGCCGTCAAGGAAGCGCGCCGACTCGCGGCTGGCGCGCGGGTGGTCGTCGCAAGCTACCTGCTCGCTCCCGGCTTCTTCGCATCACTGGCCCGGAAATCCGGCGCCGACCTCGTGACGGCGCCGCTCCTCACGGCCGACTCCACACCCGCGGGAATCGTGGAGCTCGTCGTGGAGCGGGCCTCCCTCGACAGGAGCCTCGTCGACGCTGCTTCGATTCACGGGGCGTAA
- the gndA gene encoding NADP-dependent phosphogluconate dehydrogenase, whose translation MGDSSHQLANIGVVGLAVMGSNLARNLASREGNTVAVFNRTYARTEELVDAHPEAGFVSSEQIDEFVASLSKPRTAIIMVQAGRGTDAVIDQLVERFEPGDIIVDGGNANFHDTIEREKRIAPTGIHFVGAGISGGEEGALNGPSIMPGGSAESYETLGPILASIAAVAEGEPCVTHVGTDGAGHFVKMIHNGIEYADMQLIAEAYDLLRTVGGLEPAQIADVFAEWNTGYLESYLIEITAEVLRQVDAETGKPFVDIVLDQAGSKGTGVWTVQNALDLGIPVGGIAEAVFARAVSSKPAQRAAVQATITSRPEVQKAADVAAFADDVSKALYASKVVAYAQGFDAIIAGAEKYGWNINKDKIAKIWRGGCIIRAQFLNRIADAYDENPDIATLLEAPYFADAVREGEAAWRRIVATAALSGVPVPGFGSALSYYDSLASTHLPAALVQGQRDFFGAHTYKRVDKDGVFHTLWSGDRSEIETEGSGH comes from the coding sequence ATGGGCGACAGCAGTCATCAGTTAGCCAATATCGGGGTCGTCGGTCTGGCTGTGATGGGGTCGAATCTGGCCCGTAACCTCGCTTCGCGCGAGGGCAACACCGTCGCCGTCTTCAACCGGACCTACGCACGCACCGAGGAGTTGGTGGACGCGCATCCGGAGGCCGGGTTCGTCTCCTCGGAGCAGATCGACGAGTTCGTCGCCTCGCTCTCCAAGCCGCGGACCGCGATCATCATGGTGCAGGCCGGCCGCGGCACGGATGCGGTGATCGACCAGCTGGTGGAGCGGTTCGAGCCGGGCGACATCATCGTCGACGGTGGCAACGCGAACTTCCACGACACCATCGAGCGTGAGAAGCGGATCGCGCCGACCGGCATCCACTTCGTCGGCGCGGGCATCTCCGGCGGCGAGGAGGGCGCGCTGAACGGTCCCTCGATCATGCCGGGCGGTTCGGCGGAGTCGTACGAGACCCTGGGGCCGATCCTGGCGTCGATCGCCGCGGTCGCGGAGGGTGAGCCCTGTGTCACCCATGTCGGCACCGACGGCGCCGGTCACTTCGTGAAGATGATCCACAACGGCATCGAGTACGCCGACATGCAGCTCATCGCCGAGGCGTACGACCTGCTCCGCACCGTCGGGGGCCTGGAGCCGGCGCAGATCGCGGATGTGTTCGCGGAGTGGAACACGGGTTACCTGGAGTCGTATCTGATCGAGATCACCGCCGAGGTGCTGCGCCAGGTGGACGCGGAGACCGGCAAGCCGTTCGTGGACATCGTCCTGGACCAGGCCGGCTCGAAGGGCACCGGTGTCTGGACGGTGCAGAACGCGCTCGACCTGGGCATCCCGGTCGGCGGCATCGCCGAGGCCGTCTTCGCCCGCGCCGTCTCCTCCAAGCCCGCCCAGCGCGCGGCCGTGCAGGCGACCATCACCTCCCGTCCCGAGGTGCAGAAGGCCGCGGACGTGGCCGCGTTCGCCGACGACGTGTCGAAGGCGCTGTACGCGTCCAAGGTCGTCGCGTACGCGCAGGGCTTCGACGCGATCATCGCGGGGGCTGAGAAGTACGGCTGGAACATCAACAAGGACAAGATCGCCAAGATCTGGCGCGGCGGCTGCATCATCCGCGCCCAGTTCCTGAACCGGATCGCCGACGCCTACGACGAGAACCCCGACATCGCCACCCTGCTGGAGGCGCCCTACTTCGCCGACGCCGTCCGCGAGGGCGAGGCCGCCTGGCGCCGCATCGTCGCCACCGCCGCGCTCTCCGGCGTCCCGGTCCCCGGCTTCGGCTCGGCGCTGTCGTACTACGACTCGCTGGCCTCCACCCACCTCCCGGCCGCGCTCGTGCAGGGCCAGCGCGACTTCTTCGGCGCGCACACCTACAAGCGCGTCGACAAGGACGGCGTCTTCCACACGCTGTGGTCAGGCGACCGCAGCGAGATCGAAACCGAAGGCTCCGGCCACTGA
- a CDS encoding 2-hydroxyacid dehydrogenase has product MPYRVAVTRAFAEPDGTTIFGDIGLDRLTEAGIEWQTLAAPSSRIDAHELDGFDAVLVLGGERFDAESIPAGGRLRHVARFGVGYDAVDIDACAAAGITVTNTPEAVRRPMADTALTLLFALAHNLLIKDELVRTGRWNERSDWRGQGLQGRTVGIVGLGSIGLETARLLRALGITVAAYNRSPKTAEAGDLGITMLPLDELLAVSDYVVVTVAAAPGTHGLIGERELGLMKPSAFLINIARGSVVDEAALIDALRTHRIAGAGLDVFEQEPLPQDSPLTGLPNVVLAPHSLCWTDDFTASVSASLREAVVNISQGRQPRHAVRPRAVSA; this is encoded by the coding sequence ATGCCCTATCGCGTCGCAGTCACCCGCGCGTTCGCCGAGCCCGACGGCACCACCATCTTCGGCGACATCGGCCTCGACCGGCTGACGGAGGCGGGGATCGAATGGCAGACCCTCGCGGCCCCGTCCTCCCGCATTGACGCACACGAGCTCGACGGCTTCGACGCCGTGCTCGTGCTCGGGGGCGAGCGCTTCGACGCGGAGTCCATCCCCGCGGGAGGACGGTTGCGCCATGTGGCCCGGTTCGGAGTCGGGTACGACGCCGTGGACATCGACGCGTGCGCGGCCGCCGGGATCACGGTGACCAACACTCCGGAGGCGGTCCGCCGTCCGATGGCCGACACCGCCCTGACGCTGCTGTTCGCGCTGGCGCACAACCTCCTCATCAAGGACGAGCTGGTGCGCACCGGGCGCTGGAACGAGCGCTCCGACTGGCGAGGGCAAGGCCTCCAGGGTCGCACCGTCGGAATCGTCGGCCTCGGCAGCATCGGGCTCGAGACCGCGCGACTGCTGCGCGCGCTCGGCATCACCGTCGCGGCGTACAACCGTTCGCCCAAGACGGCGGAGGCCGGCGATCTCGGAATCACGATGCTCCCGCTCGACGAGCTGCTCGCCGTGTCGGATTATGTCGTCGTCACCGTCGCAGCGGCTCCCGGAACGCACGGGCTGATCGGAGAACGCGAGCTCGGGCTCATGAAGCCGAGCGCGTTCCTCATCAACATCGCGCGCGGCAGCGTGGTCGACGAGGCCGCGCTGATCGACGCACTCCGCACCCATCGCATCGCGGGCGCGGGACTGGACGTCTTCGAGCAGGAGCCCCTGCCGCAGGACAGCCCGCTCACCGGGCTTCCGAACGTCGTGCTGGCGCCGCACTCGCTGTGCTGGACGGACGATTTCACCGCGTCGGTGTCGGCAAGCCTCCGCGAGGCGGTCGTCAACATCAGCCAGGGCCGCCAGCCGCGTCACGCCGTGCGGCCGCGGGCGGTGAGCGCCTGA
- a CDS encoding gluconokinase, whose translation MGDPDTTAQLSAAPLVVIMGVSGCGKSTVGAALAQRLGVHFIDGDDLHPAANVAKMAGGIPLEDADRWPWLADIGRTLSDHTDRGLVIACSALKRIYRDVIRWEAPRTVFVHAQGDRDLIHERMAARADHYMPATLLDSQLRILEPLADDERGIVLDIERPVDELVESVVLTIESSERSSWATAVIS comes from the coding sequence ATGGGCGATCCGGACACGACAGCACAGCTGTCGGCTGCACCGCTGGTCGTGATCATGGGAGTCTCCGGCTGCGGCAAGAGCACTGTGGGGGCGGCACTCGCGCAGCGGCTGGGTGTGCACTTCATCGACGGCGACGACCTGCACCCGGCGGCAAACGTCGCCAAGATGGCGGGCGGGATCCCGCTCGAGGACGCCGACCGCTGGCCGTGGCTGGCCGACATCGGCCGCACCCTCAGCGACCACACCGACCGTGGCCTCGTGATCGCGTGCTCGGCGCTCAAACGCATCTACCGCGACGTCATCCGCTGGGAGGCGCCGCGTACCGTCTTCGTCCACGCGCAGGGCGACCGCGACCTCATCCATGAGCGAATGGCGGCGCGGGCCGATCACTACATGCCGGCCACCCTGCTGGACAGCCAGCTGCGCATCCTGGAGCCGCTGGCCGACGACGAGCGCGGGATCGTGCTCGACATCGAGCGGCCGGTCGACGAATTGGTCGAATCCGTCGTTCTCACCATCGAATCCTCAGAAAGGTCGTCATGGGCGACAGCAGTCATCAGTTAG